A window of Streptomyces gilvosporeus contains these coding sequences:
- a CDS encoding EF-hand domain-containing protein, translating into MSESFNEEQINEYKVAFSLYDKNNDGNVTANELGAAMRSVGQNPTEAELQDMINEVDKDDNGTINFAEFLSLMARQVTSNNDEEDEIREAFHVFDKDGNGVISSSELRHVMTSLGEKLTDDEVDEMLREADVDGDGQINYEEFCKMMKTK; encoded by the coding sequence GTGAGCGAATCCTTCAACGAAGAGCAGATCAACGAGTACAAGGTGGCATTTTCCCTGTACGACAAGAACAACGATGGCAATGTCACGGCCAACGAACTGGGCGCCGCCATGAGGTCTGTGGGGCAGAACCCCACTGAGGCCGAGCTCCAAGACATGATCAACGAAGTCGACAAGGACGACAACGGAACGATCAACTTCGCCGAGTTTCTGAGCCTGATGGCCAGGCAAGTCACGAGCAACAACGACGAGGAGGACGAGATCCGTGAGGCGTTCCATGTGTTTGACAAGGACGGTAACGGGGTCATCAGCTCCAGCGAGCTGCGCCACGTCATGACGTCTCTGGGCGAGAAACTGACTGATGATGAGGTCGACGAGATGCTCCGGGAGGCGGACGTCGACGGCGACGGACAAATCAACTACGAAGAATTCTGCAAGATGATGAAAACAAAGTGA